The sequence CCGAAAAACCGTGTGGGGAAAATCTATCTCGACTACCTGCGCAACGCCCGTGGCGCCAGTACCGTGGCGGCCTATTCGGTACGGGCAAGGCCTGGGCTGCCGGTGTCGGTGCCTGTCAGTCGAGACGAATTGACACGCTTGCGCAGTGCCCAGCAGTGGACTGTCGATAACTTGCAGGAGCGTTTGCGGGGTTTGAAGAAAGACCCATGGGCGGGTTATGCCAATCGACAGAAGATCAGCAAGAAGATGTGGGAGCAGCTGGGGGCAATCCCACCAGGCTGACACTCCCATACAAGCCTTAGATGAGCAGAAAGATCGCCGCCAATCCGGCGAAAATCGCCCATTTTTCCAAGTAGTAGCGTGTGCGATTGCGCTTTTTCAGCTCTTTTCCACGCAGGCGAATCTTGTACAGGCGGGTAAAGGCGCGGTTCAGGGCACCCGTCTTATCGCCAGCATCATTGGGCGAGCCTGCGGCGGCCATCACGTTGCGGCTGAACCAGCGATTGAATGCCGCCGCCCAGCGATACTTCATCGGCCGTTCGATATCGCAGAACAAAATGATGCGGTTATGCGGCGTGGTGTTTTCCGCGTAGTGGATATACGTCTCGTCGAACATCACCGGCTCACCGTCGCGCCAGTAGTAACTCTCACCGTCGACATTGATGTAGCAGCCCGGATCGTTGGGTGTATCCAGGCCCAAGTGGTAACGGTAGGACCCCGCATACGGGTCACGGTGGCGCACCAGCTTGGAGCCCGGTGGCAACTCGGCGAACATCGCCGCTTTGACCGAACCGATGCTTTGCAACAGCTCGGTGGTCCGTGGGCACAGCTTCATAGCCGAAGGATGGCTGTCGCCATACCACTTCAGATAAAAACGCTTCCAGCCCGATTTGAAGAACGAGTTGAACCCCACATCGTTGTACTGATCCGAGCGCTTGATCTCCCCTGCCCGCATCAGGTTCTGGCCTTCCTGGCGGATCTCTTCCCAATGCTCCTGCAACGGGCTCAGGTCCGGGAAATCACTGGGGGATAGATAGGGGCGGCTGGGGAGCTTGGAGAACAAGTAGAGAAAGCAATTCACCGGCGCCAGGAAGGTCGAGTGATCGCTTAGCTGACGGCCCAGCTTATGTCGCACCCGGCCACGCAGGTGTACATACGCAATGGAGACAACGTAGAGAGCAACAATAATGAGTTTCAAGGTAAGTCGTCACAAGTCAGGAGAGAACAGGCTGCTCCTGCGTGCCCACGACGGCCGAGGATTGAATAAGCAGCACCTGAAATCACATTTCACAAACGGGCAACACGTCCGGTTCGGTGACAATTCGGACGTGGCCATTGGCTGCTATTTTAGCCACACTTTGTAACCAAAGGTTAACTAAGAATTGTGAAAAGGTGTCCAAACGCTTGGACCAGGCACTGCAAACAATCAAGGGCGGCAACGAGGTGGGAGGCCTTTGGCCCCCACCTGTCCCCACTTAAACCAGGGGCTGGTCATCCTTGTGATCACGCAGAGGAAGCCGATGACCATCCTCTGCTAAGCGGGGCTCGAGCTCACGTCGAGTCAGAATGAAATGGCGAGCCAACGCTGCGATGACCCCCAATACCAAACCGATCACCAGACTCAAGGTGATAACCAGGCCCTTTTTCGGCTTGATCGGGCTCAACGGCTCCTGAGCCCGGCGGTCGATTGTCACGAGCTTCAAGGTGCTCATATCGATGTTCAAGCTACGCAGCCGTGCCACTTCAGCACGCAATGGATCAACATCTTTCAGGAAGATGTCTTCATTCCCGCGCTTTTTCAGCACCTCAACCTCGCGGTTGGTATTCAGCAACTGCAATTCTTTGCCGATTTCAGCAATGCGCGGGTTGGTGAAGTCATCACTGGTGCGCTGCTGCAAGGCAGTGCGCTCGGCCTCCAACGCTTCCGTCCCCATAAAGTACAACGGAATCTTCTGGTTGTTGACCTCAGTGCGCATGACCTGACTTGAGCCGCTGCGCGACGAGTCAGCCATGGACGATGGCGTGGTAGGTTTTTTTATGCCCATGGACTTGGCAATGGAAACCGCCTCAGCCAGTTCCGCCAGACGATTGGTGCGCTCCATTTTCATCTGCAGGCGCAATGCTTTGAGTTCATCTTCCAGCTGTGCGCGCTTGAGGTTGTCACCTTCGAGCAGTTTGGCGATTTTCGACTCTTTATCGGTATCGTAGTTGGCGCGAGCGGCGTCGATCTTACCCTTGAGTTCATTGAGGCGGTTGTTGACGATTACTTTGAGGTCAGCACCGATCTGATCGCGTGCCGAGGCAAGGGCGTAATCGACGAAGCCATTGAGAATCGCCACGCCGTCAATGTTCGTGGGGTATTGCAACTCCAAACGGATATAGCTGCTCAGAGAGTCAGTTTTTTTAGGGTCCGGGAGTATCAGGTTGATTGAGTTGCGATTGAACTCTTCAAAACTCTGCTCAAGGGTCTGTCCGGGTTTCTGAAACGGCTTGAACAGTGCTTCGTTGGCTTTGAAGAAGCCTAACCGGGCTTCATAGGAGTCCAGCTCAGAACCCACCTTGGCCAGCGCGTCCGGCGGAGGCAACTTGTAGACATCGGAGCGGTTGAGTGCGTCCAGCTCGTTGATCGCTGCAGGGCGTAACACACTGCTGACCTGATACTCCCGTGGCGCCAGGAAGGCATAGCCAACCCCCACAACCCCGGCAAGAATCGTGCAACCAATGATCAGCTTTTTTTGTCGCCAGATGGATTGAAACAGTTCAAACAGGTCAACTTCGTCTGATACAGCTTGAGCTTGGAGCTGAGGAGTTTTATTCAAAATCATTGCATCCTGAAAAGTTGACGCTCAACGTCTGGAAAGCACTGTCAACCTGAGTAAATAATCAAAAAACAGGGGCAACGCCCTGAACATCGAACATGCGGGGTCTACTGATGGCTATCCGACCACTCAGTCACCAGAAAAATCCCACGCATTGCAGATTGTTTTCACAATCAGGTAAGAAAATATTCGTACTACCTGTACGAGCGTAGACGAACATCGGTCGGACATTATCCCTACGCGATGTCAAAAGTAAGTTAAATACCTGCCAGCAAAGAGAAAAAACATAGGAATAGACCCCAAATGGGAAGCCTCGCACAAAAATGCTTCAGCCAGCCTGAATCAGCACTGAACAACACGACACTCTTATCAAAAGGATTTTGTATGCCGTCTGTATCAACCCCCGAACAAATCTGCGTCAGCGAGCATGACTGGCAGCGACTCCAAGGCGCCTGGGTACAAACCGCTCTGGAGGATAGCGGCGTGCTCAACCCTGCGGATGAACACAGCGCGCCCGGTGCCGTGACTACCATTAGCGGTGACCAATTCGAAGTGGTGACACTCACCGGGGAAGTGCTACTGGCAGGCGCCTTTACCCTGGACGCCACGACGACACCCAAAACGATTATCTGGGTGGATGCAATTGGGGCTGATGCCGGCAAGCAACTGCCAGCGAGCTATCGTCTGGAAGGTGATCACTTCATCTTTATTGCTGCCGACGAAGGCATGCCAAGACCTACTCGATTCAGTACTGCCCCAGGGCAAACCATGCGCACCTTCGTGCGCAAAGCGAGCGTCACGTCGAACACTTGAGCGCCGTCAGGGTGTAGCACAAGGGCAATTGCGCCGGCTGGTGTTCATATTGGTCGTAGAGGTCCTCGCGATTGGAATGCGGATACTCTTTCAGATGACTGATCTGTAGGCCGGCCGCGAGGACGCCACCCACGATGTCCCCCATCGTATGAACGAACCAATAGGAGGCTGCCGTGGCGCCTGCGGCCTCTCCTTCGTAAACAATGGCCTCCTGCTGTATGAACGGCTCACGCTGAAAATACGAACTGACAGGCACCATCGGATTGGCAGCCTTGGGGTCAAACATCTCCAGGTACGGGTGAGTTTCATAAATCACCAGAGTGCCGCCAAGCTTGAGCGTGCGGGCGACGTGGGCCATGAACAAGCCGATGTCCGGCATCCAGTTGAGTACGCCGATGGTAATCAAGGCGAGATCAAACCGGTTGTGCAACTCTTCGGGCAATTGATGGATATCGGCTTCGATGAATTCCGGGCTGTGGGGCGACCTCTCTGCCAACTCACGAGCCTGCTGCAGGAAGGCTTCGGACTGATCCACCCCTACGACCGTTCTAGCCCCAAGGCCGAACAGCGACAAGCTTTCACGACCATTGTTGCAGCCCAGTTGCACCACGTCCTTGCCCTTCACGCCGACATCGAGCAACAAGTCGGTGAGCGTCGGGTCCAGCCGGGAGAAGCCAGCATTGCCCACGGAGTCGAGCAATGCTTGCCAACTGGCGGTGCCTTTATGATGTTTGGCGGATTCGTTCCAGGCATCCTTGTTACTGGATATCGCCTGCTTAGCTGACAGCCTGTCCATTGCATCTCCGAAGGGTCATTGCGATATGAAGAGGTCCGCCCTACACCGATAGCCTCGCCATCCTTGAACCGGTAAAGAGCCATAACTGCAGGACGAACGGACAAAAAATATTCCAGCCCCTTGAAATATTCAACTGTCATCAATGAGCGGATCAAAGAAAAGACAGCCGATGCTGTTTTTTTCGATGCAACTGCATCGTTTTTGTCGATATTTGAACGAAATTAACCGATGTCCTCCTGCCGAATGCGCCCTGCTTGCCGCCCTTGCCTTCCCCGCCATACAACTCACGCCTCACATATGCGACAATGCGCGCCAAATTCCAACATGCACCCCAATTTTCTGCTCAGCGACAGGGTTTCGCGCCTTGATATCGCTGTTGACGCATGCCCGCAGGCCCAGGTCCAGGAATGGCCCAGATGCATTCGGCGCTGCTCGCATCCCATTGATAGGTAAAGTAATTGATCTCCACAGCTAACATCACCATGCAGTTCGGCGCCAAGCCGCTCTTCGAGAACGTCTCGGTCAAGTTCGGTGCGGGCAACCGGTATGGCCTGATCGGCGCCAACGGTTGCGGCAAGTCGACCTTCATGAAAATCCTCGGCGGCGATCTGGATCCTTCCGGCGGCCAGGTCATGCTGGAGCCAAACGTGCGCCTGGGTAAACTGCGCCAGGACCAGTTCGCCTACGAAGAATTCACCGTACTCGACACCGTGATCATGGGTCACGAAGAGTTGTGGAAGGTCAAGGCCGAGCGCGACCGCATCTATTCGCTGCCGGAAATGACCGAAGCAGACGGTATGGCCGTCGCCGAACTGGAAACCGATTTCGCCGAAATGGACGGCTACACCGCCGAATCCCGTGCCGGTGAACTGCTGTTGGGCCTGGGTATCGGCATCGAACAGCACAACGGCCCGATGAGCGAAGTGTCGCCCGGCTGGAAGTTGCGGGTTTTGCTGGCTCAAGCACTGTTTTCCGATCCGGAAGTGCTGCTGCTCGACGAACCCACCAACCACTTGGACATCAACACCATCCGCTGGCTGGAAAACATTCTGACCCAGCGTTCGAGCCTGATGATCATTATCTCTCACGACCGTCACTTCCTGAACAGCGTCTGCACCCACATGGCTGACCTGGACTACGGCGAACTGCGTCTGTTCCCGGGCAACTACGACGAATACATGACCGTGGCGACCCAGTCCCGCGAGCAGTTACTGTCGGACAACGCCAAGAAGAAAGCCCAGATCTCCGAGCTGCAATCCTTCGTCAGCCGTTTCTCGGCCAACGCCTCGAAAGCCAAGCAGGCCACTTCCCGCGCCAAGGCGATCGACAAGATCCAGCTGGCCGAAGTCAAGCCGTCGAGCCGCGTCAGCCCGTTCATCCGCTTTGACCAGACCAAGAAGCTGCATCGCCAGGCGGTCATCGTCGATCGCATGGCCAAAGGCTTTGACGGCAAGACGCTGTTCAAGGACTTCAGCTTCCAGGTTGAAGCTGGCGAGCGCGTGGCGATCATCGGCCCGAACGGTATCGGCAAGACCACCTTGCTGCGCACCCTGGTCAACGAGCTGAGCCCGGACGCCGGTACCATCAAGTGGACTGAAGCGGCCGAACTGGGCTACTACGCCCAGGACCACGCTTCGGACTTCGAAGACGAGTCCAACCTGTTCGACTGGATGGGCCGCTGGACCAAGGAAGGCGAACAAGTGGTTCGCGGCACCCTGGGCCGGATGCTGTTTTCCAACGACGAGATTCTCAAGTCGGTCAAGGTGATCTCCGGTGGTGAGCAAGGCCGCATGCTGTTCGGCAAGCTGATCCTGCAAAAACCAAACGTGCTGATCATGGACGAACCGACCAACCACTTGGACATGGAATCCATCGAAGCGCTGAACCTGGCGCTGGAAAACTACCCAGGCACGCTGATCTTCGTCAGCCACGACCGTGAGTTCGTATCGTCCCTGGCCACTCGTATTATCGAGCTGAGCCCAAGTGGCGTGACCGACTTCAGCGGCACCTATGATGATTACCTGCGTAGCCAGGGTGTGGTGTTTTAAGGACAGCAACTCGCTGTTAGCCACAAATTGCAAGTGGAAGCCCCGTCCAACGTGACGGGGCTTTTTGTTTTCAGATGAGTCATTGCAAAACTAGTTAGCCTGCTTCCTTTTCCCTTCGCCTCACGCCATCATGCGCTCACCGCCCGCCCGCGAACGAGCTCCCATGCCCGCACCCCAGCCTGCCACCCCCAGCTCACTGTCGATCACCCTGCAGATCGTCTCTATCGTTTTCTACACCTTTATCGCCTTTATCTGCATCGGCCTGCCGATTGCGGTGATTCCAGGCTATGTGCATGAGCAACTGGGATTCAGTGCGGTAGTCGCCGGGATCACCATCGGTTCCCAATACCTGGCCACCCTACTCAGCCGGCCCATGGCCGGGCGCATGTCGGACACTGTCGGGACCAAACGTGCGATTGTGCTGGGCTTGAGCGGTATTTTGCTGAGCGGCGTGCTGACGTTTATCGCCACGTTGCTGGAAAGCATGCCGTTGCTGAGCCTGAGCGTGCTACTGATGGCTCGGCTGCTGCTGGGCGTGGCCCAGGGCCTGATCGGCGTCGGGACCATCAGTTGGTGCATGGGACAGGTCGGCGCGGAGCACACTGCACGCTCGATTTCCTGGAACGGAATCGCCTCCTACGGTGCCATTGCCATTGGTGCACCATTGGGGGTAGTGATGGTTGCAGAATACGGCTACACCAGCCTCGGCATCGCCCTGTCGGTGTTGGCTGGCCTGGGTCTGTTGTTGATCCGTAACAAGCCGTCCGTGCCGGTGATACGCGGCGAGCGACTACCGTTCTGGGCAGTATTCGGACGCATTGCTCCCTTTGGCGCAAGCCTGTGCCTGGCATCGATCGGCTACGGCACCCTGACCACCTTTATCACCCTCTACTACCTGAGCCGAGGCTGGACGGGGGCCGCGTACTGCCTGACGGTATTTGGTGTTTGCTTCATCCTGTCGCGGCTGCTGTTTATCTCCAGCATCAGCCGCTTCGGCGGCTTCACGTCGGCGATTGCCTGCATGACCATTGAAACCCTGGGGCTGATATTGCTGTGGCTGGCGCCGTCCACTGGACTGGCATTGGTTGGTGCCGGGCTGACTGGTTTTGGCTTATCACTGGTGTATCCGGCGCTGGGCGTAGAGGCGATCAAGCAGGTGCCCAACAGCAGCCGGGGCGCCGGATTGAGTGCCTATGCGGTGTTTTTCGACCTGGCCCTGGCGATTGCCGGACCGTTGATGGGCGCCGTGGCGCTGAACCTTGGGTATTCGTGGATCTTCTTCTGCGCAGCATTGCTCTCGGTCACCGGTCTAGGCCTGACCCTGCTGCTCAAGCGCCGGGCCTACTGATCGGCGGTCTGCATGCCTGCCCGCGTTTCCTGGCCGAGGGTGTGACTGAAAAAGCGCCCAGCCTCGGAAATCAGGTCACGGTGAATGCCCTCGCGGTCGACACCATCAGCATCGGTGCACACGGCTGGCATGGCCGCCAGTTGATCGTTATCGCACGGTGCCATGAAGATGAAGTGCCCTGCCCCCGCCAACAGTTTGAAGTCCGGTGGTTCCGGCAGCTTGCGTGCCAGGGCGGCGGCGTTCTTGTCCACCGCCACCAGCTTGTCGCCGTCGCCGCTGTACAGCAGTACCGGCACATGCACGTCTGACAGGGTGTGGCGACCGAACATCAGGCTCAAAGGTGCCATCAGCATCAAGGCATGGATCCGAGGATCGGCCTTGGGCTGCAAGTCATCACGATCGACAATCAACTCACCCTTGGTGGTACACGCATCACTGTCTTCCGGGCGCTGCTGGCAATAACGCCGCAACCGATCCAGGTCAGGTTTGGCGCCCGCCAGGATCAGCGCTGTTTCTCCGCCCGCCGAGTAGCCGATGACGCCCACCTGATCAACGTTGACGAACGGTGACAGCATCGGGTCGCCCAGGGTGGCGGTGATCGCTTCGGAAATTTGGATCGGCCGACCGTACAAATTGCTCAAGGTGCCCAGCCGGCTGTGGTCCTTGTAGTTGTCGCCGGGATGCAATACCGCCACCACTACAAACCCCTTGCGCGCCAGGGAGGTCGCCAGGTCATGCAAGGCCAGCGGCGTACCGGTGTTGCCATGGGACAACATCAGCATCGGAAAGCGGCCGATGGCAACCTTGGAGTCTTCAGTAGCTGCAATGTGATAAGCGCCCACCTGAGTGGAGTGCTCGCGGCCGGTGGAAGGATAAAAGGCAATCGCCTTCATCGGCTGCAAATCCAGCGGATCGAGAAAGCTCATGCGATGAAAGCCCACACTCCAATGAGGGTGCGGCGCGGGCGCGGCGTGCACTGAAACCAGGCCGCCGAGCAATGAAAGAACCAAAACTGCACAAAGACGCATCATGGGGATGTCCACCTTTGCTGCCTGACCGCCTGCGTGTCTGTTGCAATTCCCATGGGGTATGGCGCTCGAACGGGGTGATAAACCCATGCGTGCATAACCTGGGCCAAATTAAAGACTGCGCGTAAACGAAAAAACTCCGTACTCCGGTCGCTTTCAGGCTACCAGAATACAGAGTTTAGGCGCCTCGAATCAGATTGATATCGAGGTGCGATGAACTTTACACAAGTCTTACGCAGCGGCGAACAATTGCTCGCTGATTTGCACGTTGGCATCGCTCATGGCTTTGCTGCGGAACTCGTCACCGTAGGCCAGGCCATGGGCCCGAACGAACTCGATGTCGGTGATACCGAGGAAGCCCAGCAGCACTTTCAGGTAGTCTTCATGCGCCACACCAGTGGCTTGGCCTGCGTGCAAACCGCCAGAGGTGGAGACCACAATCACCTTCTTGTTGCCACACAGGCCTTCAGGACCGGCTTCGGTATAGCGGAAGGTCTGGCCCGCCACCGCGATGCGGTCGATCCAGGCTTTGAGCTGGGTCGGGATGGTGAAGTTGTACATCGGTGCTGCCAGGACCACAGCATCGGCGGCGAGGAATTCGGCCAGGGTCTGCGCGCTCAGGTCGGCTTCGTGCTTTTGCACGGCATTGCGCAATTCAGCGGCCGTGCCGAGGGCACCCAAGGTAGCACCGGAGAAGTGACTGATGCCTTCACTGGCCAGGTCACGGTAGGTAACTTCTACGCCCGGCTCAGCGGCTTGCCAGGCCTTGACCACGCCGGCGCTCAACTGACGGGAAGCAGAGTTGTCACCAAGGATGCTGGAATCGATATGCAAGAGTTTCATGGGGGATCTCCAAGTGAGGACCGCCACCGGGCGATCAATTGCTGATAATCCTACAGATGAAACCAATAGCCGATTAGTCGGTTAAAATGCGATAGTTCGTTCCACTGACAGGACAATAGGCCGATCATGCAAGATCTCAATGACCTTTACTATTTCGCCAAAGTGGTAGAAGCCGGGGGCTTTGCCGCCGCCGGACGGCTGCTGGGGATCCCCAAGTCACGGCTGTCCCGGCGCATTGCCGAACTGGAGGAACGCCTTGGCGCGCGACTGCTGCAACGCACCACCCGACAACTGACCCTGACCGCCGTCGGCGAACGTTACCTGCGCCATTGCCAGGCGATGCTGCTGGAAGCGGAGATGGCAGATGAGGCTGTCGCCAGCATGTCCAGCCAGCCACGCGGACGCCTGCGAGTGAGCTGCCCGGTTGGCCTGGCCCATGAGACCCTGCCGGGCATGGTGGCCGACTTTCTGGCGACCTATCCGCAGGTCCAGTTGGAAATGATACTGGTCAATCGTCGCGTCGATCTGATCGGCGAAGGCGTTGATGTTGCGCTGCGGGTACGGGAGTTGGGGGATGAAGACCCGTTGCTGGTGACTCGCCGACTGCGCCAGGCGCAAACCGTGCTGGTGGCCAGTCCTGACTTTGTGCGAGAGCATCCGGTCAACGCGCCGCATGACCTCAAAGGGATACCCGTCCTCGGCGCGCTGGAGCCCGACCGATTGGTTCATTTGCGCATGCTCGGCCCCAACGAACAAACCTGTGACCTGGCACTGGAAGCCCGATTGGGTATTGACGACTTTCTCGTGCGCCGCACCAGTGCCCTCGCCGGCCTGGGCTGCACGGTGCTGCCGATGATGTATTGCGAACAGGAACTGCAAAGTGGTCAGCTCGTGCAACTGCTACCCGAATGGTCGCTGCCAGGCGGCTGGCTGCAGGCGGTCTACCCTCATCGACGCGGGGTATTGCCGGCGATACGGGCCTGGATCGACTTCCTGGATCAAGCGTTCAAAGGGTGCGGAGACCGACTGATATGAGCACAAAAAAGATGAGTGAGGAGGATGTCGCCCGCTTCTGCCTGGATTTGCCCGGTGCACGGGAGGACTATAAATGGGGCGGCGTCCGGGTGTTCTCGATTGCCACAAATAAGATGTTTGCCCTACAGAACCTGCGGGGCGAGTCCCTGGCGTTCAAGGTCGACAAGGAACTGTTCCTGGGGCATGTGGATCGCCCCGGCATTCATCCGGCGCCTTATCTGGCACGTGCGCAGTGGATCATTATGAATACGCCCTACCCGCTGGGCGCCGAAGAACTGCGTGGCCTGTTGCAACGCTCTCACCAACTGGTGGTGAACAAACTGCCCAAGCGCACACAGGTTGGCCTGCTTCTAGAACAACGACAGTAGCGTGCCGCCCAGAAACAGCTGATCGATCCAGAACACCTGGTGCAGCAGCACGATCAGCCAGAACACCACCTGGTACGACACTTTGCGGGTCTTGTGGCGAAACACTTGCTGGGCAATCAATGCGCCCGGCCAGCCGCCCGCCAGCTCCACCGCATGCAGGACGTTTTCCGGGGTGCGCCAACTGTCCTCGCGGGCCTTACGCTTGTCACTCCAATACAGGAAAAACGCCACGACGCTGACCGTGCCATAAGCCACCAGTGGAATCAACGAAACCCCGCGATACCAAAGCAATGCCGAGCCGAACAACGGCACGGCACACAACAGCACGAACACCAGGGCCTTCAAACGTGGATGCTGGATGTTCATGGTCTTCACGCCTTGACTGCCGCCCATTCAACCCAGCCGAACTGCCAGGTCGCCAGAATCACCAGGCCAAAGGCAATACGATACCAGGCGAATGCCGCATAGCTGTGGCTGGCGATGAACTTGAGCAGGCCCTTGACCGCAATCATCGCGAAGATGAACGAGGTGACAAATCCAATGGCGAACACCGGCAGGTCATCGGGCTGGAACAGGTGACGGTATTTGTAGCCCGAATAGACCGCAGCACCGACCATGGTTGGCATCGCCAGGAAGAACGAAAACTCGGTAGCGGTCTTGCGCGACAGACCAAACAGCAGACCGCCAATGATTGTGGCGCCGGAGCGGGAGGTGCCTGGAATCATCGCCAGACACTGGGCAAAACCCACCTTGAGGGCATCTTTCCAGGTGATCTCATCGACAGTTTCGGCGTGTACTTCATGCTGCCGGCGCTCAGCCCACAGCATGATGATGCCGCCCACCACCAGCGCCGTGGCCACGGTGATCGGGTTGAACAGGTAGTGCTTGATCAGATCGGCAAAAATCACTCCCAACACCACCGCTGGCAAGACGGCGATCAGCAGGTTAAGGGTGAACCGTTGGGCATTGCGCTGGGTGGGCAAGCCGACAACCACATCAAGAATCTTGCGTCGAAACTCCCAGACCACGGCCAGGATGGCGCCCAGTTGGATGATGATATTAAACGCTTCAAATCGCTCGCCACCGAAACCGATCAAGTCGGCGACGATAATCTGGTGACCGGTACTGGAGATCGGTAAAAACTCCGTCAGTCCTTCGACAACGCCAAGTATCAATGCCTGTGCGGCAGTCCAAAGATCCATGCTTCCCCCATGAGGTCATGTCTGCTGCATGCCTCGTTGATATTTCTTAGTGGTTCACTAACGAAGAGTGCACTGAAAACCAGCGCAAAAAAAATCAACACCGAACTGCGAAAATTCCGTGAAAAATCAGGCAGGACTCAGGTTTTTTGATTCCGGGCCGAAAGCCTATCAGACAAGCTCGTTTTTCGCTTTGCGATATTGAAATACAGATGGATGCAGCACCAAAAACTATAAGAACACGGAGTGATTGGACCATGAACAGTTTGCGCACCATGTCGATCAGCCGCCGCCTTTGGCTGATCCTGATCGTCGCCGTATTGATGCTGCTGACGCTGGGCCTGCTGATGCTCAAGCAGGTCCATGACGGCCTTTATCAGGCCAAGAGCCAACAAACCCAACACGTGGTGCAGACCGCCAATGGGGTCCTGGCCTACTACCATGCCCTGGAAACCACGGGCGTTCTGACTCGCGACGCTGCGCAAAAACAAGCCTTGAGAGTGGTGCGCGGCCTGCGTTATGACCACGACGATTACTTCTGGATCAACGACCTGACGCCGGTGATGATCATGCACGCGGCCAACCCTAAGCTTGACGGCCAGAACCTGTCGGCCATTCGCGACCCAGACGGTTTTGCAGTGTTCAATGAGTTTGTCATCCTGGCCAAGGCCAAGGGCGCCGGGATCGTCAACTATCGCTGGCCGAAACCGGGAGCCGACGCGCCGGTAGAAAAGACCTCCTATATCCAGTTATTCGAACCCTGGGGCTGGATCATCGGCTCCGGCGTCTACGTCGATGACG is a genomic window of Pseudomonas sp. ADAK18 containing:
- a CDS encoding MmcQ/YjbR family DNA-binding protein; this translates as MSEEDVARFCLDLPGAREDYKWGGVRVFSIATNKMFALQNLRGESLAFKVDKELFLGHVDRPGIHPAPYLARAQWIIMNTPYPLGAEELRGLLQRSHQLVVNKLPKRTQVGLLLEQRQ
- a CDS encoding DUF1294 domain-containing protein; its protein translation is MNIQHPRLKALVFVLLCAVPLFGSALLWYRGVSLIPLVAYGTVSVVAFFLYWSDKRKAREDSWRTPENVLHAVELAGGWPGALIAQQVFRHKTRKVSYQVVFWLIVLLHQVFWIDQLFLGGTLLSLF
- a CDS encoding undecaprenyl-diphosphate phosphatase, which produces MDLWTAAQALILGVVEGLTEFLPISSTGHQIIVADLIGFGGERFEAFNIIIQLGAILAVVWEFRRKILDVVVGLPTQRNAQRFTLNLLIAVLPAVVLGVIFADLIKHYLFNPITVATALVVGGIIMLWAERRQHEVHAETVDEITWKDALKVGFAQCLAMIPGTSRSGATIIGGLLFGLSRKTATEFSFFLAMPTMVGAAVYSGYKYRHLFQPDDLPVFAIGFVTSFIFAMIAVKGLLKFIASHSYAAFAWYRIAFGLVILATWQFGWVEWAAVKA
- a CDS encoding FMN-dependent NADH-azoreductase is translated as MKLLHIDSSILGDNSASRQLSAGVVKAWQAAEPGVEVTYRDLASEGISHFSGATLGALGTAAELRNAVQKHEADLSAQTLAEFLAADAVVLAAPMYNFTIPTQLKAWIDRIAVAGQTFRYTEAGPEGLCGNKKVIVVSTSGGLHAGQATGVAHEDYLKVLLGFLGITDIEFVRAHGLAYGDEFRSKAMSDANVQISEQLFAAA
- a CDS encoding LysR substrate-binding domain-containing protein codes for the protein MQDLNDLYYFAKVVEAGGFAAAGRLLGIPKSRLSRRIAELEERLGARLLQRTTRQLTLTAVGERYLRHCQAMLLEAEMADEAVASMSSQPRGRLRVSCPVGLAHETLPGMVADFLATYPQVQLEMILVNRRVDLIGEGVDVALRVRELGDEDPLLVTRRLRQAQTVLVASPDFVREHPVNAPHDLKGIPVLGALEPDRLVHLRMLGPNEQTCDLALEARLGIDDFLVRRTSALAGLGCTVLPMMYCEQELQSGQLVQLLPEWSLPGGWLQAVYPHRRGVLPAIRAWIDFLDQAFKGCGDRLI